The following are encoded together in the Streptomyces flavofungini genome:
- a CDS encoding glycoside hydrolase family 38 C-terminal domain-containing protein → MTTRALVRTTDWDSDRIRASLRAGVVSAEGALNGRVLRLTEEPLMRHAADGTLLQSLRVEPVNGSAVPGDVEVRTESGTPLRTERVPGPGRAVRLLVPAVTAPTRVTVALPGGGVEGIGVALAPQRQWTIHLVHHSHLDIGYTDPQGQVLNEHLSYLDSCLELTRTTDDWPAESRFRWCVESLWSFKQWAESRPAEQVEELIRRVGEGRIELTALPFNLHTETCSTDELHELLRLAHDIRVRHGVRFTSAMQTDVPGAVVGLIDALAAAGVSYLSVAHNWAGRSVPHLVGGERLPRLFRWRAPSGNSVLVWMTDTPHGLAYMEGPLLGFDTAYADVDDLLPAYLTSLASHPYPYRGGIFGWAMDQEDIKREPYPWDVLHLRVQGKFGDNAPPRRIIADTVRRWNETWAHPRLRLSRNEDFFLDAEARIGDEIATFEGDWTDWWVDGVGAGAQPLSLSRTAQSAVADAQTISAFASLLDATGAEDDTRDAAGVYEAVSLFDEHTWGAGDPWTHGDEGGHSGEQQWHWKYGQALRAHDDGTSLLHRASARLGQRLAAAPGALATYHVVNTCSWPRTDVVRIFLPESSVPLERAVAVRDGRSHRRLAHEERAQTNDDHRDAGRFLVVRIDEVPAAGSVRVELVDADTDTVTDAGTDPVTESGTDTGGDARTVPGAAVAQAATGWNPTGTAEREDPADTAAQALAHPHPTLLENEHLAVRVDLARACIASVIDKSTGRELVRTDPVVGFNGYFHDSYTTAGGFNHNSSRTTASDRLEHLGTRAVAPPAALIARHSTATAETLTYETRPAGANRLRTTLTLARGVPRLDIENRLDKDRTLGKESAYFAFPFAFDDPVVRMEASGGVTGTGLPVVPGSARHMRAVRRWVTLADDGCAVAWSSQDAPLVQFGNVALPYAPFPRTMGHDEPATVFSWIHNNLWDTNFPSEQGFEVTFRYSLACAPTADGLGPRTAAAFSRPLRAVRARGPVVAGAATHAFVELDDPRVRLVGATVPRPGEVLLRLQSFAHEPVDCRVLARFPVAAAYRADYLGAKGAALDRGDGVDAGAGADDVNGTHWATTLAVPPFATAALLLVRP, encoded by the coding sequence ATGACGACACGGGCCCTGGTCCGCACCACCGACTGGGACAGCGACCGCATCCGCGCGAGCCTGCGCGCCGGGGTGGTCAGCGCCGAGGGAGCGCTGAACGGCCGCGTGCTGAGGCTCACCGAGGAGCCCCTGATGCGGCACGCCGCCGACGGGACGCTGCTGCAGTCGCTGCGCGTCGAACCGGTCAACGGGTCAGCCGTGCCCGGCGACGTGGAGGTGCGCACGGAATCGGGGACGCCGCTGCGCACCGAGCGGGTCCCCGGTCCCGGCCGCGCCGTGCGGCTGCTCGTGCCCGCCGTCACCGCGCCCACCCGCGTCACCGTCGCCCTGCCCGGCGGCGGCGTCGAGGGCATCGGCGTCGCCCTGGCGCCGCAGCGCCAGTGGACCATCCACCTGGTGCACCACTCGCACCTCGACATCGGCTACACCGACCCGCAGGGGCAGGTCCTCAACGAGCACCTGTCCTACCTCGACTCGTGCCTGGAACTGACGCGGACCACCGACGACTGGCCCGCCGAGTCACGGTTCCGCTGGTGCGTGGAGTCGCTGTGGTCCTTCAAGCAGTGGGCCGAGTCCCGGCCCGCGGAGCAGGTCGAGGAGCTGATACGCCGGGTGGGGGAGGGCCGCATCGAGCTGACGGCGCTGCCGTTCAACCTGCACACCGAGACCTGCTCCACCGACGAGCTGCACGAACTCCTGCGCCTGGCCCACGACATCCGCGTACGCCACGGCGTGCGCTTCACCTCCGCGATGCAGACCGACGTGCCCGGCGCGGTCGTGGGCCTGATCGACGCCCTCGCCGCGGCGGGCGTCAGCTATCTGTCCGTCGCCCACAACTGGGCGGGCCGCTCGGTGCCGCACCTGGTCGGCGGCGAGAGACTGCCGAGGCTCTTCCGCTGGCGGGCGCCCAGCGGCAACAGCGTCCTGGTGTGGATGACCGACACCCCGCACGGCCTCGCCTACATGGAGGGCCCGCTGCTCGGCTTCGACACCGCCTACGCCGACGTCGACGATCTGCTGCCCGCCTATCTGACCTCCCTGGCGAGCCACCCCTACCCCTACCGCGGCGGCATCTTCGGCTGGGCCATGGACCAGGAGGACATCAAGCGCGAGCCCTACCCCTGGGACGTCCTGCACCTGCGCGTCCAGGGCAAGTTCGGCGACAACGCGCCGCCGCGCCGCATCATCGCCGACACCGTGCGGCGGTGGAACGAGACCTGGGCCCACCCCCGGCTGCGGCTCTCCCGCAACGAGGACTTCTTCCTCGACGCCGAGGCCAGGATCGGCGACGAGATCGCCACCTTCGAAGGCGACTGGACCGACTGGTGGGTCGACGGGGTGGGAGCGGGGGCCCAGCCGCTGTCCCTGTCCCGCACCGCCCAGTCCGCGGTCGCCGACGCCCAGACCATCAGCGCGTTCGCGTCCCTCCTCGACGCCACGGGGGCCGAGGACGACACGCGTGACGCCGCCGGGGTCTACGAAGCGGTGTCGCTCTTCGACGAGCACACCTGGGGCGCCGGCGACCCGTGGACCCACGGCGACGAGGGCGGGCACAGCGGCGAGCAGCAGTGGCACTGGAAGTACGGGCAGGCCCTGCGCGCCCACGACGACGGCACGTCGCTGCTTCACCGGGCGAGCGCCCGGCTGGGCCAGCGGCTCGCCGCCGCGCCGGGCGCCCTCGCCACGTACCACGTCGTCAACACCTGCTCCTGGCCGCGCACCGACGTCGTGCGGATCTTCCTGCCGGAGAGCAGCGTGCCGCTGGAGCGGGCTGTGGCCGTTCGGGACGGCCGCAGCCACCGGCGGCTCGCGCACGAGGAGCGGGCGCAGACGAACGACGACCATCGGGACGCGGGGCGGTTCCTCGTCGTGCGGATCGACGAGGTGCCGGCCGCCGGTTCGGTACGCGTCGAGCTCGTCGACGCCGACACGGACACGGTCACCGACGCCGGCACCGACCCGGTCACCGAGTCCGGCACCGACACCGGCGGCGACGCCCGCACCGTCCCCGGGGCCGCCGTCGCCCAGGCGGCCACCGGCTGGAACCCCACCGGCACCGCCGAGCGCGAGGACCCCGCCGACACCGCCGCGCAGGCCCTCGCCCACCCCCACCCGACGCTCCTGGAGAACGAACACCTCGCCGTCCGGGTCGACCTCGCGCGCGCCTGCATCGCCTCGGTCATCGACAAGTCGACCGGGCGTGAACTCGTGCGCACCGACCCCGTCGTGGGCTTCAACGGCTACTTCCACGACAGCTACACCACCGCCGGTGGCTTCAACCACAACTCCAGCCGCACCACCGCGTCCGACCGCCTCGAACACCTCGGGACCCGGGCCGTCGCCCCACCCGCGGCCCTCATCGCCCGGCACTCCACGGCGACCGCCGAGACCCTCACCTACGAGACCCGCCCGGCGGGCGCCAACCGGCTGCGCACCACGCTGACCCTGGCGCGCGGCGTCCCCCGCCTCGACATCGAGAACCGCCTCGACAAGGACCGCACCCTGGGCAAGGAGAGCGCCTACTTCGCGTTCCCCTTCGCCTTCGACGACCCGGTCGTGCGCATGGAGGCCTCCGGCGGCGTCACCGGCACCGGCCTGCCGGTGGTGCCGGGATCCGCGCGCCACATGCGGGCCGTGCGCCGCTGGGTGACCCTCGCGGACGACGGGTGCGCGGTCGCCTGGTCCTCGCAGGACGCGCCGCTCGTCCAGTTCGGCAACGTCGCCCTGCCGTACGCGCCGTTCCCGAGGACGATGGGCCACGACGAACCCGCCACCGTCTTCTCCTGGATCCACAACAACCTGTGGGACACCAACTTCCCGAGCGAGCAGGGCTTCGAGGTCACCTTCCGCTACAGCCTCGCGTGCGCGCCCACGGCCGACGGGCTCGGGCCGCGCACCGCCGCCGCGTTCAGCCGGCCCCTGCGGGCGGTGCGGGCGCGCGGTCCGGTCGTCGCCGGCGCGGCGACGCACGCCTTCGTCGAGCTCGACGACCCGCGGGTGCGGCTCGTCGGCGCGACGGTGCCCCGGCCCGGTGAAGTGCTGTTGCGCCTGCAGTCGTTCGCGCACGAGCCGGTGGACTGCCGGGTCCTGGCCCGCTTCCCGGTGGCCGCCGCGTACCGGGCGGACTACCTCGGCGCGAAGGGCGCCGCGCTCGACCGCGGGGACGGCGTGGACGCCGGGGCCGGTGCGGATGACGTCAACGGCACCCACTGGGCCACGACACTCGCCGTCCCGCCCTTCGCCACCGCCGCCCTGCTTCTCGTCCGCCCCTGA
- a CDS encoding ABC transporter substrate-binding protein, translated as MTRRTLLTASAATAAMSALATGCGTASGQPAGKVAVFGDSAAWSAPMAAAGAAMRSVAGLRLVPEVNPSLEAFEQVVKSSLRTRKTPDLLKYWSGYRLQDLARTGGIADLTDQWDTAVGRGWADRSLREAFTYRGRVYGLPMNLAYWVFFYNPEVFAEHGLKPPATWDDFLAAADHLKRNKIVPLHGTADGRWPAFIWFQEILSRQDPQFYDDLMNGRERYTDPRAERALRTLAGFFDKDWFTPMDMNHVDAAAALVHGKVGMLPCGTWLGSTLAAGGGKPGENVGAFVLPMADPAARPAVIFESSALVATVKGPDRTEALKATRNWLHPTVLKAFSHALQDGCPNLRVPAANPVIAALAKKVRGERLRLLNRFWEQGPPELVEATVDDLAGFLLDPSSYRKVLRTMQERADEAWKVWREAART; from the coding sequence TTGACCCGCCGCACCCTTCTCACCGCGTCCGCCGCCACCGCCGCGATGAGCGCCCTCGCCACCGGCTGCGGCACCGCGTCGGGCCAGCCCGCGGGAAAGGTCGCCGTGTTCGGGGACAGCGCGGCCTGGTCGGCGCCGATGGCCGCGGCGGGGGCGGCCATGAGGTCGGTCGCGGGGCTGCGGCTCGTCCCGGAGGTCAACCCGTCCCTGGAGGCGTTCGAGCAGGTGGTGAAGTCCTCGCTGCGGACCAGGAAGACCCCGGACCTGCTCAAGTACTGGTCCGGCTACCGGCTCCAGGACCTGGCACGCACCGGCGGCATCGCCGACCTGACCGACCAGTGGGACACGGCGGTCGGCAGGGGCTGGGCCGACCGGTCCCTGCGGGAGGCGTTCACGTACCGCGGCCGGGTGTACGGACTGCCGATGAACCTCGCGTACTGGGTGTTCTTCTACAACCCCGAAGTGTTCGCGGAGCACGGCCTGAAGCCCCCGGCGACCTGGGACGACTTCCTCGCCGCCGCCGACCACCTGAAGCGGAACAAGATCGTCCCGCTGCACGGCACGGCCGACGGCCGCTGGCCCGCGTTCATCTGGTTCCAGGAGATCCTCAGCCGCCAGGACCCGCAGTTCTACGACGACTTGATGAACGGCCGCGAGCGATACACCGACCCGCGTGCCGAACGCGCCCTGCGCACGCTGGCGGGCTTCTTCGACAAGGACTGGTTCACGCCGATGGACATGAACCACGTCGACGCCGCGGCCGCCCTCGTCCACGGCAAGGTCGGCATGCTGCCGTGCGGCACCTGGCTCGGCTCGACCCTCGCCGCCGGGGGCGGCAAACCCGGCGAGAACGTCGGGGCGTTCGTGCTGCCCATGGCGGACCCCGCGGCCCGCCCCGCCGTGATCTTCGAGTCCAGCGCCCTGGTCGCCACCGTCAAGGGCCCCGACCGCACCGAGGCCCTCAAGGCCACCAGGAACTGGCTGCACCCCACCGTCCTGAAGGCGTTCTCGCACGCCCTCCAGGACGGCTGCCCCAACCTGCGGGTCCCCGCCGCCAACCCCGTCATCGCGGCACTGGCCAAGAAGGTGCGCGGCGAACGGCTGCGGCTGCTCAACCGGTTCTGGGAGCAGGGCCCGCCCGAGCTGGTCGAGGCGACCGTCGACGACCTCGCGGGCTTCCTGCTCGACCCGTCCTCGTACCGGAAGGTGCTGCGCACCATGCAGGAGCGCGCGGACGAGGCCTGGAAGGTGTGGCGGGAGGCGGCACGGACATGA
- a CDS encoding carbohydrate ABC transporter permease yields MGRVVRHLFVAGCVALWLVPLYLLVVNALTPSTAYEGRPDWTFQGFAFVDNASTAWTEAGIGDSFQASLLYSVVCGTVAVLVAAMAAFAVVVLPIPRPAFWFWLIYSGTLFPLQIFLAPLFGLYADANLYDTRLGLMLVYVAWAIPFAFFLIRNQMTTMPPELTEAALIDGASFGRIFWRIHVPLMRAGLGVAFLFQFTAVWNDLLLGITLSRSADVQPVMAALTTLNNAYSSAGPPVILAGALIVSAPTLLLFLVFRGLFLRGITASAR; encoded by the coding sequence GTGGGACGCGTCGTACGTCATCTCTTCGTCGCGGGCTGCGTGGCGCTGTGGCTGGTCCCGCTGTACCTGCTCGTCGTCAACGCGCTGACTCCGTCCACCGCGTACGAGGGCAGGCCCGACTGGACGTTCCAGGGCTTCGCCTTCGTCGACAACGCCAGTACCGCCTGGACGGAGGCGGGCATCGGGGACAGCTTCCAGGCCTCGCTCCTGTACTCCGTGGTGTGCGGGACCGTGGCCGTGCTCGTCGCCGCGATGGCGGCCTTCGCCGTCGTCGTCCTGCCCATTCCGAGGCCCGCGTTCTGGTTCTGGCTGATCTACTCCGGCACGCTGTTCCCGCTCCAGATCTTCCTCGCACCGCTCTTCGGCCTGTACGCCGACGCCAACCTGTACGACACGAGGCTCGGCCTGATGCTGGTGTATGTCGCCTGGGCCATCCCCTTCGCCTTCTTCCTGATCCGCAATCAGATGACCACGATGCCACCGGAGTTGACGGAGGCGGCTCTGATCGACGGGGCGTCCTTCGGGCGGATCTTCTGGCGCATCCACGTGCCCCTGATGCGGGCGGGGCTCGGCGTCGCCTTCCTCTTCCAGTTCACCGCCGTCTGGAACGACCTGCTGCTCGGCATCACGCTCAGCCGCAGCGCCGACGTCCAGCCCGTCATGGCCGCCCTCACCACCCTCAACAACGCCTACTCCTCCGCGGGCCCGCCCGTGATCCTCGCGGGCGCACTGATCGTGTCCGCGCCCACCCTGCTGCTCTTCCTGGTGTTCCGCGGCCTGTTCCTGCGCGGCATCACCGCCTCCGCCCGCTGA
- a CDS encoding carbohydrate ABC transporter permease, translating into MTGTTTPAPAAATAAKAPRARRRVPVRTPHRAVRPGARRGGPLAALPWALPAFAFVGVLLVYPFFRSVYGSFFEDNGFTSSYTGIDNYTRLADDPIFGRSLLNTLMWVTGTLLLPVLLGLLIAVATHRTRFGGVARLVIVLPFAISTAATAVLWNFMLTSDGAVNQFLRSVGLDSGAQTWLLEWPQNTLALIVASTWQATGINVVLFAIGLRAIPRDTVEAAQLDGASGWRMFWYITLPQLRAVTVVVVGMAVVNSLKAFDMIWILTKGGPSRSSETLALTMYREAFRLFHVGYGSAIALVLTVIVVASSWAYLRHQMPDTGWAKA; encoded by the coding sequence ATGACCGGGACCACGACCCCCGCACCGGCCGCGGCGACGGCGGCCAAGGCGCCCCGCGCCCGCCGCCGGGTCCCCGTCCGCACGCCCCACCGGGCCGTCCGCCCCGGTGCCCGCCGCGGCGGACCCCTGGCCGCGCTGCCGTGGGCACTGCCCGCCTTCGCCTTCGTCGGCGTCCTGCTGGTGTACCCGTTCTTCCGCAGCGTGTACGGCAGCTTCTTCGAGGACAACGGCTTCACGAGCAGCTACACCGGGATCGACAACTACACGCGGCTCGCCGACGACCCAATCTTCGGCCGGTCGCTGCTCAACACCCTGATGTGGGTGACAGGGACACTGCTCCTGCCGGTGCTCCTCGGCCTGCTGATCGCGGTCGCCACGCACCGGACGCGGTTCGGGGGCGTCGCGCGCCTCGTCATCGTGCTGCCGTTCGCGATCTCGACCGCCGCCACGGCCGTCCTGTGGAACTTCATGCTGACGTCCGACGGGGCCGTCAACCAGTTCCTGCGCTCCGTCGGCCTCGACTCCGGGGCGCAGACCTGGCTCCTGGAGTGGCCGCAGAACACGCTCGCGCTGATCGTCGCGTCCACCTGGCAGGCGACCGGCATCAACGTCGTACTCTTCGCCATCGGCCTGCGCGCCATCCCCCGGGACACCGTCGAGGCGGCCCAGTTGGACGGGGCGAGCGGCTGGCGGATGTTTTGGTACATCACGCTTCCGCAGCTGAGGGCGGTGACCGTCGTGGTCGTGGGCATGGCCGTGGTGAACAGCCTCAAGGCGTTCGACATGATCTGGATCCTCACCAAGGGCGGCCCTTCGCGGTCCTCGGAGACGCTCGCCCTGACCATGTACCGCGAGGCGTTCCGCCTCTTCCACGTGGGCTACGGCTCGGCGATCGCCCTGGTCCTCACCGTGATCGTCGTCGCCTCGTCCTGGGCGTACCTGCGCCACCAGATGCCCGACACCGGCTGGGCGAAGGCCTGA